AGAGCCGGGCAAGACCCACGGTCGCGTTGACCTCATCCACCGTGCCATAGGCCGTCACGCGGGCCGAATGTTTGGCCACGCGGGTGCCATTGCCCAGTGCTGTTTCCCCCGCATCGCCGGTGCGCGTGTAGATTTTGTTGAGAACCACCATGGATTATCCTCCCTGCCTGCGGAAATATACGAAAATTAGGATGAGGATGATCGCTATGAATTGCGCGATCAACCGCCATTGCATGAATTTGTTCGATCGTTTCGCATTCTCCACGCCTTCTTTGCCAAAGGTGGAAATGCCTCGGATCAGGATCACCGCCACCGTAATACAGCCCACGGCCATGAGGATGAAAAGCGGGTCTTGCAGCATAAGGTGTCCTTTCGGGGTTGGTGCTGGGGCACATCTAGGCGGCGCGGGGCGAAAAGCGAAAGGGAAAATATGACGCGGGCGCGCGCCCGTCACGCTTTCGAGATCACCCAATCCAGCAGGCGCGTGGGCAGAATGCGGCGCAGCGTGCCCATGAGGTAAGTGGGCGTGGTCACGTAATACCGCGCCTTTGGGCGGGGCGCTTCGAGCGCATGGATCAGTTTCTTGGTGACCGCCTCGGGGGGCAGTTCGAAATTGTCTTTGGCGTAGGGGCCGTAAAGACGCGGGCGCAACTTGTCGCGATATTCGGCCATGCGATGCGCGCTTTCCCAGTCAATCCAACGTTCAAATGGCGCGCGGGCATTCTCGCGGATTTTTGTGGTCACGGGACCGGGCTCGATCAGGCAGACATGAATGCCACTGTCGCGCATTTCGATCCGCAGCGTATCGGTCAGCCCCTCAAGGGCGAATTTGGTGCTCACGTAGGCCCCGCGCCAGCCGAGTGTAACCAGACCCAATACCGACGAGCATTGCACGATGCGGCCATGCCCCTGCGCGCGCATGGCCGGGATCACCTGTCGTGTCAGGTCATGCCAGCCAAAAAAGTTGCTTTCGAAAATCTCGCGCAGGGCGCCGCGCGGCAAATCCTCGACCAACCCCGGACAGGCATAGGCCCCATTGTTGAACAGCGCATCCAGCCGCCCACCGGTGGCGGCCAGCACCTCGGCCACGGCCTGCTCAATACTGGCCTCATCGGCATAGTCGATGCGTGGGCTGTCGAACCCTTCCGCGCGCAGCCGTTCGCAATCGGCTTGTTGCCGGCAGGCGGCAAACACCCGCCAGCCGCGCGCGCGCAATCCGTGGGCTGCGTTATAGCCGATGCCCGAAGAACAGCCGGTGATCAGGATGGAGCGTTGCGTCATGCCCGACCTTGTGGCGTGCGCCGCGCCGCGATGCAAGAGTTAGTCAGAGGCCAGCGTAAGCAGCGTCTCTGCCATCCAGCCGATGCGCCCGGTCTCGACCACGCGCAGCTTGATCCAGCCTTCACCGGGGTCGCGCAGCACGATCACTTCGGTGCCGCGCTTCAGGCTGGCCACGCGACCAAAACCAGTGCCGGGCCCGGTGCGTAGATTGACCGAATTTCCCGAAACCCGGCGCAAGTCTGAGGCCGCGGCCAGCGTTTCACCGTCCAGCGCAACCGCTTGCACGGGCTGGGCCACCTCTGGCGTGTCGGGCAGGGCGGTGGGCGTTGCCACACGCACGGTCGGCAGGTTGAGGGAAATGGGATCAGGTATTGCGTCCCCTTCGGCAGAGGCCAGCGTCAGCACCACTTTATCACCCATGCTGAGGCCCAGATCATGCAGCGAGGTGATGGTGCGCGTGACCTCGGCATCCTGCCGGGGTGTGCCATCCTGCGCCAGTTCGATCACATTCACACGCAAGGGCCGGGCCTGCGGCCGGTGATTGTCAAGAAGGGCACGCGCCTGAATGGAATTGGCCGACGGGCGATAATCAGCCCCGCCGCTCAATTCATAAAAAGACCATCCCAGAAAAGCAAAGCTCACAAGAATAAAGCGCCACATTGCGCATCCCCCCAGTACCATACGACAGATTAAAGTGCTTGGCAGCGCCCCCAGTATATCCGATTCGTGCCGTCGCATGAGGGGAAATCGGAAAAGATTGAAACCTGTGGCCTCTGGATGCTTTACGCCGCAGGGTGGCAGGGCTATCACCATATCCATGAGTGATTTGTTGGACGACCCCAATATGCAGCCCGAGGCTGTGTCAGAGCCGCTCCGCCGTGCGATTGGCGAGCGCTATTTGACCTATGCGCTTTCGACCATCATGCACCGCGCGCTGCCCGATGCGCGGGATGGGTTGAAGCCAGTTCATCGCCGCATTCTCTACGCGATGCGCGAGTTGCGCCTGTCCAGTTCGGGGGGATTCCGCAAATCCGCCAAGATTTCCGGCGACGTGATGGGCAACTATCACCCGCATGGTGACGCGGCGATCTACGATGCGATGGCGCGTCTCGCACAGGATTTCGCGGTGCGCTATCCGCTGGTGGATGGGCAGGGCAATTTCGGCAATATCGACGGCGATAACCCCGCCGCAAGCCGATATACCGAGGCGCGGATGACCGCCTTTGCCGAGGCGCTGCTGGATGGTCTGGCCGAAGATGCCGTGGATTTCCGTGACAATTACGACGGCACCCTGCGCGAGCCGGTCGTGCTTCCGGCGTCTTTTCCGAACCTGCTGGCCAATGGCTCTTCGGGCATTGCCGTTGGCATGGCGACCAATATTCCGCCGCATAACATCGCCGAATTGATTGATGCCTGCCTGCATCTGATCAAGTCGCCCGATGCCCGCGACGACACGCTACTGCAGTATATCCCTGGCCCCGATTTTCCCACCGGCGGTGTCATCGTCGAGCCGCCCGAGAGCATCGCACAGGCCTATCTGACCGGGCGCGGTGCGTTCCGTCTGCGCTGTAAATGGGAGTTGGAGGATCTGGGGCGCGGTCAATGGCAGATTGTCGTGACCGAAATTCCCTATCAGGTGCAGAAATCCAAGCTGATCGAGCGGATTGCCGAACTGATCCAGACCCGCAAGGTGCCGATCCTTGCCGATGTCCGCGACGAGAGCGCCGATGACGTGCGTCTGGTGTTGGAACCACGATCCAAGAATGTCGACCCCGAGGTGTTGATGGGCATGATGTATCGCAACTCCGAATTGGAAGTGCGGTTCTCGCTCAATATGAACGTCTTGATTGACGGTGTAACGCCCAAGGTCTGCTCGCTGAAAGAGGTGCTGCGCGCCTTCCTTGATTTCCGGCAGCAGGTGCTGTTGCGCCGCTCTGTGCACCGGATGGAAAAGATCGACCACCGGCTGGAGGTGCTGGAAGGGCTGATTATCGCCTTCCTCAACCTCGACCGGGTGATCGACATCATCCGCTACGACGAGGATCCAAAGGCGGCACTGATGCGCGAGGATTGGGGCCGCACCGTGCCGCGTGCAATGTCTGAGGCGGACTATGTACCGCCCCCACCCACCGCAGAGGCCGGGCTGACCGAGGTGCAGGCCGAGGCAATCCTGAACATGCGGCTGCGCAGCCTTCGCCGTCTGGAAGAGATGGAGTTGCGCGCAGAGCGCGACACATTGATGGCGGAACGTGCGGGGCTTGAGGATCTGCTCGACGATGTATCCCTGCAATGGGCGGCGGTGGCCGATCAGTTGAAAGAGGTCAAAAAGACCTTTGGCAAGACCCATCCCATCGGCGCGCGCCGCACGCAATTCGCCGAGGCGGGCAGCGTCGAAGACGTGCCGCTTGAGGCGATGATCGACCGTGAACCGATCACGGTGGTGTGCAGCCAAATGGGCTGGATCAGGGCCATGACCGGGCATCTCGATCTGAGCCGCGAGTTGAAGTTCAAGGATGGCGATGGCCCCCGCTTCATGTTCCATGCCGAGACGACCGACCGGATTCTGGTCTTTGGCAGCAATGGCCGCTTTTATACGCTGAGCGCGTCAAACCTGCCCGGCGGGCGCGGTATGGGCGAACCGCTGCGCCTGATGGTCGATCTGCCCAATGAGGCGGGCATCGTCGATCTGCTTATCCATAAACCGGGGCGTAAATTGCTGGTCGCCTCTGATGCGGGCGACGGTTTTATCGTGCCCGAGGAAGAGGTGATCGCCCAGACCCGCAGCGGCAAGCAGGTGCTGAACCTCAAAGAACCGGCGCGGGCCTTGGTCTGCCGCCCGGTGACGGGCGATCACGTCGCCTGTGTTGGGGATAATCGCAAGGTGCTGGTATTTGCTCTGGATGAATTGCCCGAACTTGGGCGCGGCAAGGGCGTGCGGCTTCAGAAATATAAGGACGGTGGGTTGTCCGATGCCACCACCTTTGATCTCGCGGCCGGTCTGACTTGGCGCGATCCCGCAGGGCGCACCCGCACGGAAAGCAATCTTGAGGAATGGTTGGGCAAGCGCGCTGGATCGGGGCGCATGGCCCCGCGCGGCTTTCCGCGTGACAACCGCTTTACCTGATCGGGCCTTGTCTGTTGCGGATGCGCGGCGTATAGCCCCGGCCTGACCCAAAAGGAGCCCGTCCCATGGTAGGTAGTGCCAATCTCAACGTCATGCTCAAGGCCGCGCGCAAAGCGGGGCGGGCACTGGCCAAGGATTTCCGCGAGGTCGAGAACCTTCAGGTCAGCATGAAGGGCGCGGGCGATTTCGTCAGCCGCGCCGATATTGCTGCGGAAAAGATCCTCAAGACCGAGTTGATGGGCGCGCGTCCGACCTATGGCTGGCTGGCCGAAGAGGGCGGCGAGGAAGAGGGGCAGGACCCCACCCGCCGCTGGATTGTCGACCCGCTGGACGGCACCACCAATTTTCTGCACGGCCTGCCGCATTGGGCCGTTTCCATTGCCCTCGAACACAAGGGCGAGGTCGTGGCAGGTGTCATCTATGACGCCAGCAAGGACGAGGCGTTCTTTGCCGAAAAAGGTGCAGGTGCCTGGATGAACGAGAGCCGCTTGCGTGTCTCGGGGCGCAGCAAGATGATCGAGTCGATTTTTGCCACGGGCCTGCCTTTTGGCGGGCGGGCCGACCTGCCTGAAACCTTGCAGGATTTGGCACGGCTGATGCCCACCTGCGCGGGTGTGCGCCGCTGGGGATCAGCGGCGCTCGACATGGCCTATGTCGCCGCAGGGCGCTACGAGGGGTTCTGGGAGCGGCGTTTGAACGCCTGGGATCTGGCCGCAGGGGTGATCATCGTGCGCGAAGCGGGCGGCTTTGTCGAACCGCTGCGCTCTGGTGGCAATATTCTGGCCGATGGCGAAGTGATCTGCGGCAACGAGGCGATCTTTGACAAGTTCGCGGGCGTGATCCGGGGCTGAGGCGGGCTTTGTGTTGACGCCCTGAGGAGTGCCACCTACCTTTCCAGCATTGGTGTAACAACTCGGGGAAGGCGATCCATGATCCACAAAAGAAATTTCGCGCACGCTGTTGCCATTGGTGTCATGGTCTTCATGGGGGCAGCCCCAGCTTCGGCAAATGCCATTCTCCGCGATTTGGATCGCTCTGGAATGGTTCAAGGCGATGTCAACATCATGATGCGTAGTGCGGCCAGTCTTTATTCGGAAGGGCGCGGAAAAGTCGGCGATGAGGTGAGTTGGAAAAACCCCAACACGCGCGCTGATGGTGTGGTGCGGATCATCTCGGTGGAGGGCGCTTGTGTCACGCTTGCGCATCGCTTCAGGCCCAAGGGGGCAGAGCCCACCCGCGGGCTGCGGACCAAACGCTGCCTCATGGACGGCATATGGGTTTTGTCGGCCCCCTGATGCGCCGGGTCAGCGATCTGATGGATGGTTGACCCCGTCCACCCAACCGATCGGGTCCAGATCACGCGGATTGACGCCTTCAATAGCCCCAAGATTGACGCCATATTCATTCGGGTTCGAGCGGCGCTGATGATGCGTGTAGATCCCGCACGTCTTGCAGAAATAGTGCTTGGCCGTGCCTGTACCCCATTGATAAAGCGTCAGATTATCCGCACCCCGGACCACCTCGACCTTGTCCAAGGGGGCCGAAACCGCCGCTGCCCCACGCCTGCGGCAAAACGAGCAGTCGCACCGCCGCGCAGTCTCGAGCCCGTCCGAGAGCGTCACGCGTAGCTCAACCGCGCCACAGTGGCAGGTCACTTTGAGGGGGGTATTCATCGGCGTTTTCTCACGGCTGGAATAGAACTGCGGCGAAAGCGGTAGTCAGCCTCTGGATTGGGCGGGGTGCCTGCTGTCGCCCGCCAGAAAAGCGGGCCGCCCAGCCGCAGAAATATCGGCAGGGTCAGAAGGACGCCCGCCACGAAGCCACCCGCATGCGCCCAATAGGCGACCCCGCCCATATCGGGATCGCTGCCGAGGCCAGCCATCACCTGAATGGCAAACCACAGCACCAACAAAATCGCCGCCGGGATCGTGATGACACGGAAAAAGACGATGAAGATCAGCAAGATATCGACCCGCGCGCGCGGAAAAAGCAAGAGATAGCCCCCCATCACCCCGGCAATCGCCCCAGAGGCCCCGACGGTTGGCACCATCGACCCCGGACTATCCAAGATCTGTGCCAGCCCCGCCACAACGCCAGTGGCAATGTAGAAAAGAAGATAGGGCACATGCCCCATCCGGTCCTCCATATTGTCGCCAAAAATCCACAGAAACAGCATGTTGCCCGCTAGGTGCAGCACCCCGCCGTGCAGGAACATCGAGGTCAAAAGCCCGGTGAAGTCACCGATTTGCGTGACTTTGGCGGGGATCATCGCCCAGTCGTAGAAAAAGACATTGAGCGCCCGCTCATCTGAGAAAAGCGGCCAATAGGCCAAGAATATCACCACGTTGAGCGCAATCAGCCCGTAGGTGACATAGGGTGTGCGCCCCGAAGGATTATGATCGCGGATCGGAAACATGCGCGAAAGCTAGCGCGGATCACGGGGGACGGAAAGCCGGTGATTGCACCCGCCGCCACGATTTGCGCAAGAACCGGGTCGCCCAATATCGGGATCGGTGCGCAAAGTTGTCCCATCCATAGGAGATGACGATGACCCAGCTTGCATTTGCGCTTGTGCTTTTTCTTTTGCCGCTGGCCTATAGTCCCGGTCCCGGCAATCTCTTTTTCGCCGCCAATGGCGCGCGCTTTGGGATGAGGGCGACGTTTCCGGCAAGCTTTGGGTATCACATCGCCACATGGCTGGTGACCGCCGCCATAGGTTTCGGCTTTGTCGGCGCGCTTGAGGCTGCGCCGGGGGTCTTCGTCTTGCTCAAACTCGCGGGTGCACTCTACGTTTTCTGGATCGCTTGGGGTTTGCTGCGTGCCGGGGCGCGCGACAGCGCGATTGAGGCACGCCCGGCCTCGTTTGGGGATGGGGCGGTGCTCTTGCTCCTCAACCCCAAGGCCTATGTGATCATCGCGTTGATGTTCACACAATTCCTGAGCATTTCGGACACCAACCGGACGGTGTTGGTTCTGGGTATCACCACGATTTTTACGCTTAACAACCTGGTGGCCTTTACCCTGTGGACCATGATGGGTGTGAGATTGGGCCAGCTTTTTGCCCGCGCTGGAAGCGCGCGGGCACTGAATACAGCTTTCGGCGTGACCCTGGGGGCCGTGGCCCTGTGGATGCTTTTGTCCTGATTCACCCGAGGCTCAGGACATCCCGCTCAAAAGCGCCGCATTGCCCCCCGCCGCAGTGGTATCCACGCAGACATGCCGTTCGTGGAGCGCATGGCCGGTATCCGGCAACCCGGTGATAAGCGGCAGGATCGGACCTGCGCGCCGCGCCATGGCCCCGGCATAGGCGCGCGCCTCGCTTTCGCATCCCCACCAGATCACGCCAGAGAGGCCGCCCATGGTCACAAGCGCCTCTGGGTCAACGCGGCCCGTGGCGATCACCGCCACCCCGCCCAGCCCCTCAACCGCGCGGGCCTGCGCCGCCGCCAGATCTGCCCCCGGCCCCATGCAAAGAAGTGCAGGGCGGACATGGCTGGTCAGGCGGTTCGATTCCCCCGTCGGCCCCGGTAGAACAAGGGCGGCGCGCGGCGTGCGGGCGGCGGCATTGGCCGCATCAAGCGCCTTTTGCGCGGCATTGGCCGACATGGCCTCGGTCCACTTTTCGCCCTGTTCCGGCGCTGCGCGCGCGGTAAAGCGGGTAAGGTAATGCGGCCCGCCGGCCTTGGGCCCGGTGCCCGACATGCCTTCGCCACCAAAGGGTTGGCTGCCGACGATGGCGCCGATCTGGTTGCGGTTGACATAGATATTGCCCGCATGCACCGCCTCGGTCACATGCTGCACGCGGTCGTCGATCCGCGTCATCAGGCCAAAGGTCAGACCATAGCCGGTGGCGTTGATCGCGCCGATCACCCGGTCAAGATCGCCGGATTTGAACGTGGCCACATGCAGGACGGGCCCAAAGATTTCGCGCTCAATCTCGCCGATCCCACCAACCTTGATCAGCGTGGGGGCAATATAGGTGCCTGCGTTCGGGGTTTTCAGCTCGTGCAACAGCCGCCCTTCGGCGCGCGCGGTCTGGATATGCGCGGCAATTCCGGCGCGCGCCTCTTCGTCGATGACAGGCCCGCAATCGGTGCTCAAATGCCAAGGGGTGCCAACGCTCAGCGCATCCATCGCGCCGGTCAGCATCTCTAGGAAATGCGGTGCGATGTCGTCTTGCACATAAAGGCAGCGCAGCGCGGAACAGCGTTGACCGGCCGATTGAAACGCGCTCTCGACAATCGCCTGCACGGCCTGTTCGGGCAGCGCGGTGCTGTCTACGATCATCGCGTTCATGCCGCCGGTTTCCGCGATGAGCGGCGCACCGGGAGCCAGATGCTTGGCCATGGCCGCGCGGATTTTCAGCGCGGTTTCGGTCGAGCCGGTAAAGGCCACACCGCCCACACGCGCGTCAGAGGTAAGTGCTGCCCCCACATCGCCCGCACCGGGCAACAGTTGCAGCGCCGTGGCAGGCACGCCCGCCTTGTGCATGAGGCCCACTGCCAAATGCGCGATGAGCGGCGTCTGCTCGGCAGGTTTTGACAACACGGCATTGCCAGCGGCCAGTGCTGCCGCGATCTGGCCTGTAAAAATGGCCAGAGGGAAATTCCACGGGCTGATACAGGTAAAGGTGCCGACAGGGGCGTCTTCGGGGGCATTGGCGGCGTAGTAGCGCAGGAAATCCACCGCCTCACGCAATTCGGCCACGGCATCTGGGATGGATTTCCCGGCCTCACGGGCCAGGAGCGCGAAAATCTCGCCGTAATTTTCCTCATAGAGGTCCGCCACGCGGTTCAGGATCACGCCTCGGGCGTTGGCAGGTGCGTTCCATGGCGCTGCGGCGGCCAGCGCCGCCTCGATGTCGGCCTTGCTGGCCCAGGCTACGGTGCCCGGCATGTCTGCGGGATCTGCCGGGTTCTCGACTGTTTCGGGGGTTTGCGGTGCAGCCATGCCCGCGATCAGCGGTGCCGCCTCCCAGCGATGCTGCGCAAAGGGCGCGCGCGCCGCCTCAATCCGGTCCAGCGTCGGTTGATGGCGCAGATCAAAGCCGCGCGAATTGGGCCGTTCGGGCTGAAACAGGTCCGGGCCTTTGGGCAAGTGCGGTTGCGGATCGTTCACCGCCACAAAAGGATCGCGGGCGACCTCTTCGGGGGCCACGTCTTCGTTGACGATCTGGTTCACAAAGCTGGAATTCGCCCCGTTTTCCAGCAGTCGCCGCACCAGATAGGCCAAGAGATCGCGATGCGCGCCCACTGGGGCATAAATCCGGCACCGCGTGCCCTCTGCCTTGAGGATGATGTCATGCAGCGCCTCGCCCATGCCATGCAGGCGCTGAAATTCAAACGCGCCCTTGTCGCTGCCCATATCAAGGATGGCGGCGGCGGTATGGGCGTTATGAGTGGCGAATTGCGGATAGATGCGGTCGGTCATCGACAAAAGCTTGCGCGCATTGGCGATATAGCTCACATCGGTTGCGGCCTTGGAGGTAAAGACCGGAAACCCGTCGATCCCCGCCACCTGCGCGCGCTTGATTTCGGTATCCCAATAGGCGCCTTTGACCAGACGCACCATGATCTTGCGGTCAAGCCGCGTGGCCAGATCATAGAGAAAGTCGATCACGTGGCTCGCGCGTTGGCCATAGGCCTGCACCACCACACCAAACCCGTCCCATCCGGCAAGCGCGGGCTCTTCCAGAACGGTCTCGATCACATCCAGCGAGAGCGACAGGCGATCGGCCTCTTCGGCGTCGATGTTCAGCCCCATCTTGGCTGATTTCGCCAAGAGCGCGAGGCTGCGCAGACGCGGCACCAGAACCGCCATGACCTGTTCGCGCTGCGCCACCTCATAGCGCGGATGCAGCGCCGAGAGCTTTACAGAAATGCCGGGGTTGCTGCGAATGTCGACCTGCGTGCAGGCATTGGCAATCGCCGTGATGGCGCGCGAATAGCTGAGGTGATAGCGGGTGGCATCCGCATCAGTACGCGCCGCCTCACCCAGCATGTCATAGGAATAGCTGTAGCCCTTCTTTTCCATCCCCGCCGCGCGGTCCATGGCCCCTTGAATGGTCTCGCCCAACACGAATTGGCGGCCCATCTCCTTCATCGCGCGGCCCACGGCAGTGCGGATCACCGGCTCGCCCAGCCGCTTGATGGCCCCGCGCAGATGGCCCACGGGGCCGGGCTTTTCATCCTTGAGCACCTTGCCGGTCAGCATCAACGCCCAGGTCGAGGCATTGACCAGCGGCGAGGTTGAATGCCCCATATGCTTGCCCCAGTCCGAAGGCGCGATCTTGTCCTCGATCAGCGCGTCGATCGTGTCAGCATCGGGCACGCGCAAAAGCGCCTCTGCCAGACACATGAGCGCGATGCCCTCATCTGTCGAGAGACCATATTCCGCCAAAAACACCTCCATCAGTCCCGGGCTCGATTGCCCGCGGATGGACCGAACAAGCGCGGCACCGCGCGCGCAGATCCGCGCCCGGTCTGCCTCAGAGAGGTTTGCGGCAGCGGTCAGGCGTGCCAATGTCTCGCTCTCATCTGCATAGGTGGCAAACTCGATGGCGCGGCGGATATCGGTGTCGTATGGCATGCGGATCCCCATGGTTGGATGGCATATCATAGCATCATTGAACCAGTGACTTTTCCTGATTAGAATGAAATCTCAGGTCGGATGGTTTGAATTTGGAGCATATGATGGATCAAAACGAACAGCTTGACCTCGACCGCTTTGACCGGGCGATTCTGCGGGTTCTGGCAGGGGACGGGCGGATCAGCGTCACCGAGCTGGCGCGCGAGATCGGTCTGTCGAAATCACCCACCCAAGCGCGGCTCAGGCGGCTCGAGCGCGATGGCGTCATCACCGGCTACCGCGCGCTTTTTGATCCTATCCGCCTCGGCCTCGATCACGTGAGCTTTGTCGAAGTGCGCCTGCACGACACCCGAGAAGCGGCCCTGGCAGAATTCAACGCCGCCGTGTCGAAAATCCCCGAGATCGAGCAAGTGCATCTCATTGCAGGCAATTTCGACTACCTTATGAAAATTCGCACGCAGAGCATGGCTGATTATCGCCGGGTGCTTGCCGAACATATCTCGACCCTGCCGCATCTGGCCAATACCTCGACCTATGTGGCGATGCAGGCGGTCAAGGAAAATGCGCTCTCGGATGTGATCTGATCCGTGGCGTAGGCCCGGCTATGGCTTTACACCTCCGTCAAAGCGGATATTGTCCGCCCGCGCCCCTCGTGCCCGCGTGGTGGAATGGTAGACACATGAGACTTAAAATCTCCCGGCCGTATGGCCGTGCCGGTTCGAGTCCGGCCGCGGGCACCATGATCATAACATAGGCCGTTGTTTTGCGTGGATAAAGCCACCCTGCTTTCTCTGCTCATACCCCAATTTAAGCACCTTCTGCGCGCGGCTTTACGCCCCGTGCGAGGCACGCACCGCGCCAGCCGCCTGTGCAGCGTTGCTGGCATTTCGGTTGGCGGGCAGAGGGTGCCAAGTTCAGATGCATGCCTGCTTAGCGAAAACATAGGCTTGATGGTCGCGAGTGCGCTTTGCCCCGAGGGATGTGTGGAGTTTAGCTGTCTGGCAACAGGTAATCTGCCGGGTGGCAGGGGGCGATTGGACTGATTGGCATCGGTCTTGGGACGCGTCGTGCGGCATCGGCTGGGCCTTTTCCTGCGACATACCTATAACGGATGGTCAACCCTGGTTACCCCATCGAAAAGGCCCCCGCGCAGAGTCACCGGCGCCTGTGCATCAGGCTCATCAGCCGCGCCTGCCGGTCGAACGGCTTTTCCGGGGGCGGCGCACCTGCCTTGCCGTCCATCATCCGCCGCACCATCAGCGCCGCAACACCGGCAAAGATCACGCCGCCCACCGCTTGCCCGATCAGCACCCCTGACGCGCCAAACAGCGCACCGCCCGCAAGAACAAAAGGCACGGTGCCAAGCGTGTGCCGCCCCCAGTTGATCCAGGTAGAGCGGAACGGGTGACCCATGTTGTTGAAGGCCGCGTTCGAGACAAAGATCACCCCGTTGAAGAAAAACGCCAGCGCCAACGGTCCGCAGAACAGGAGGATCAGGTCGCGCGTCACCCCCTCAGCCCCGAAAAGCGCAATGATGGGCCCGCGCAAGGCAAACAGCAGCGCCGTCATCGCAAAGGTGAAGAGGGCGCAGAAGAGCAGCCCATCGCGGTAGGCCTGCCGGACCCGGTCCATCCGCCCCGCGCCAAAGTTCTGGCCGATCACCGGCCCGATGGCACCCGACAGCGCAAAGATCACGCCGAAGGCCACCGGCGTCATCCGGCCCACGATGGCCATGCCTGCAACCGCCGCCTCGCCGAAGCTGGCCATGGCGCGGGTGACGACGGCCTGTCCCACGGGCGTCGCCAATTGGGTCAGGATCGCCGGGGCTGCGATGGTCACGATCGGTACGAAGGCGATGGACATCTCTGGCAGACCGGGCCGCACCAGCCCACCGTGATGGCGAAAGATCGGGATCAGCGCAGTGCCCGCGATCACCAGCCGCGCCGCCACGCTGGCCAGTGCAGCACCTGTCAGGTCGAGCCCAAGGCCAAAGATCAGGATCGGGTCCAGCACCGCATTGACCAGCGCCCCCCAGATCGTCGCCATCATCGCGCGGCGTGCGTCGCCATGGGCGCGCAGGATCGCACCGCCCACCATGCCGACGATCAGAAAGGGCAGGCTGGGCACGATGATTTGCAGGTAATGCACCGCGAGATCCAGCGTCTCGCCCGTAGCCCCCATCAGCGCCGCCAGTCCCGCAAGGTTCAGCCAGACCGTTGCCGCGAAGACCGCGCCAAAAACCACCCCCCAGACAAGCGCTGCCGCCGCCTGCGCGCGGGCCAGCTCGGCGTCGCCCTGTCCCAGCGCCCGGGCCACCAGTGCGCCCGCCGCAATCGCCATGCCGATGCCAAAGGAGGTGGTGAAGAACAGGATCGCGCCCGCGTAGCCCACCGCCGCCGCCAGTTCCGCGTTGCCCAGCATCGCGATAAAGACCATGTCGATGAAATCGACTGCGAAGACCGCCATCAGACCCACCGACGAGGTCAGCGCCATCACCGTGATATGACGAAAGAGGTTCCCCTCTAGAAAAACCGCGCGTGCTTCGGCCATAGGGCTTCCGATTGATTGATGGATCGCCGCCCGAAAATGAGCCGTTCCAGATGCTAAGTTCCGTGCCCCATCAGAACACTATTCAAACGTGATCTGAAATAGGCAAATGAAGCAGCCCAAGCC
The nucleotide sequence above comes from Roseovarius mucosus. Encoded proteins:
- a CDS encoding LysE family translocator is translated as MTMTQLAFALVLFLLPLAYSPGPGNLFFAANGARFGMRATFPASFGYHIATWLVTAAIGFGFVGALEAAPGVFVLLKLAGALYVFWIAWGLLRAGARDSAIEARPASFGDGAVLLLLNPKAYVIIALMFTQFLSISDTNRTVLVLGITTIFTLNNLVAFTLWTMMGVRLGQLFARAGSARALNTAFGVTLGAVALWMLLS
- the putA gene encoding bifunctional proline dehydrogenase/L-glutamate gamma-semialdehyde dehydrogenase PutA, whose protein sequence is MPYDTDIRRAIEFATYADESETLARLTAAANLSEADRARICARGAALVRSIRGQSSPGLMEVFLAEYGLSTDEGIALMCLAEALLRVPDADTIDALIEDKIAPSDWGKHMGHSTSPLVNASTWALMLTGKVLKDEKPGPVGHLRGAIKRLGEPVIRTAVGRAMKEMGRQFVLGETIQGAMDRAAGMEKKGYSYSYDMLGEAARTDADATRYHLSYSRAITAIANACTQVDIRSNPGISVKLSALHPRYEVAQREQVMAVLVPRLRSLALLAKSAKMGLNIDAEEADRLSLSLDVIETVLEEPALAGWDGFGVVVQAYGQRASHVIDFLYDLATRLDRKIMVRLVKGAYWDTEIKRAQVAGIDGFPVFTSKAATDVSYIANARKLLSMTDRIYPQFATHNAHTAAAILDMGSDKGAFEFQRLHGMGEALHDIILKAEGTRCRIYAPVGAHRDLLAYLVRRLLENGANSSFVNQIVNEDVAPEEVARDPFVAVNDPQPHLPKGPDLFQPERPNSRGFDLRHQPTLDRIEAARAPFAQHRWEAAPLIAGMAAPQTPETVENPADPADMPGTVAWASKADIEAALAAAAPWNAPANARGVILNRVADLYEENYGEIFALLAREAGKSIPDAVAELREAVDFLRYYAANAPEDAPVGTFTCISPWNFPLAIFTGQIAAALAAGNAVLSKPAEQTPLIAHLAVGLMHKAGVPATALQLLPGAGDVGAALTSDARVGGVAFTGSTETALKIRAAMAKHLAPGAPLIAETGGMNAMIVDSTALPEQAVQAIVESAFQSAGQRCSALRCLYVQDDIAPHFLEMLTGAMDALSVGTPWHLSTDCGPVIDEEARAGIAAHIQTARAEGRLLHELKTPNAGTYIAPTLIKVGGIGEIEREIFGPVLHVATFKSGDLDRVIGAINATGYGLTFGLMTRIDDRVQHVTEAVHAGNIYVNRNQIGAIVGSQPFGGEGMSGTGPKAGGPHYLTRFTARAAPEQGEKWTEAMSANAAQKALDAANAAARTPRAALVLPGPTGESNRLTSHVRPALLCMGPGADLAAAQARAVEGLGGVAVIATGRVDPEALVTMGGLSGVIWWGCESEARAYAGAMARRAGPILPLITGLPDTGHALHERHVCVDTTAAGGNAALLSGMS
- a CDS encoding Lrp/AsnC family transcriptional regulator; translated protein: MMDQNEQLDLDRFDRAILRVLAGDGRISVTELAREIGLSKSPTQARLRRLERDGVITGYRALFDPIRLGLDHVSFVEVRLHDTREAALAEFNAAVSKIPEIEQVHLIAGNFDYLMKIRTQSMADYRRVLAEHISTLPHLANTSTYVAMQAVKENALSDVI
- a CDS encoding MATE family efflux transporter codes for the protein MAEARAVFLEGNLFRHITVMALTSSVGLMAVFAVDFIDMVFIAMLGNAELAAAVGYAGAILFFTTSFGIGMAIAAGALVARALGQGDAELARAQAAAALVWGVVFGAVFAATVWLNLAGLAALMGATGETLDLAVHYLQIIVPSLPFLIVGMVGGAILRAHGDARRAMMATIWGALVNAVLDPILIFGLGLDLTGAALASVAARLVIAGTALIPIFRHHGGLVRPGLPEMSIAFVPIVTIAAPAILTQLATPVGQAVVTRAMASFGEAAVAGMAIVGRMTPVAFGVIFALSGAIGPVIGQNFGAGRMDRVRQAYRDGLLFCALFTFAMTALLFALRGPIIALFGAEGVTRDLILLFCGPLALAFFFNGVIFVSNAAFNNMGHPFRSTWINWGRHTLGTVPFVLAGGALFGASGVLIGQAVGGVIFAGVAALMVRRMMDGKAGAPPPEKPFDRQARLMSLMHRRR